From Alteromonas sp. RKMC-009, one genomic window encodes:
- a CDS encoding oxidoreductase family protein, translating to MTDPSLSPYLSWLNTVSGTQYTNAILIQSLWSGYGACFRTVNKNTGKPVVVKCIRPANSTTHPRGWQSDHSHQRKLRSFEVEHYFYQELAPLTGSACKVPDYLGGIAEGDNRMIIMEDLSACGFPLTTHSLTLSQAKCVLRWLGEFHGRFMHCSDEKVWKEGTYWHLGTRQNEWAAMPDSPLKSAAVQIDVALKNARFSTLLHGDAKVANFCFNEQFDDCAAVDFQYCGHGAGIKDVVYFMGSALSDEDQRNGKETCLRHYFSALKGSLAKHCPQTDAEAAEAEWRGLYDLANADFHRFLAGWSPEHVKINRALQDSTDNALAGLQN from the coding sequence ATGACTGATCCTTCACTAAGCCCGTATCTCAGTTGGTTGAACACTGTGTCCGGAACGCAATACACCAACGCAATACTTATTCAGTCATTATGGAGTGGTTACGGCGCCTGTTTCAGAACGGTTAACAAAAATACGGGCAAACCTGTAGTGGTGAAATGTATCCGGCCCGCCAACAGCACAACGCATCCCCGTGGCTGGCAATCAGATCACAGTCATCAGCGAAAACTCCGCTCATTTGAAGTTGAACATTATTTTTATCAGGAACTGGCTCCGCTTACGGGTTCAGCATGTAAAGTGCCTGACTATCTGGGCGGTATTGCTGAAGGCGATAACAGAATGATTATCATGGAGGACTTATCTGCCTGCGGATTCCCGCTGACAACACACTCACTGACGCTGTCGCAGGCAAAATGTGTATTACGCTGGCTGGGCGAATTCCACGGACGTTTTATGCATTGTTCTGATGAAAAGGTATGGAAGGAAGGCACTTACTGGCATCTGGGAACAAGACAAAACGAATGGGCAGCCATGCCCGACTCTCCGTTAAAGTCTGCTGCCGTGCAGATTGACGTCGCCCTTAAAAATGCCCGTTTTTCTACCCTTCTTCACGGTGACGCAAAAGTAGCGAACTTCTGTTTTAATGAACAATTTGACGATTGTGCCGCAGTTGATTTCCAGTACTGTGGTCACGGGGCTGGTATCAAAGACGTAGTGTATTTCATGGGAAGTGCGCTGAGTGATGAGGATCAGAGAAACGGTAAAGAAACCTGTCTCCGGCATTATTTCTCAGCGTTAAAAGGTTCTCTTGCTAAACACTGTCCGCAAACGGATGCAGAAGCTGCGGAGGCAGAATGGCGGGGGCTCTATGATTTGGCAAATGCCGACTTCCACCGCTTTCTGGCAGGCTGGAGCCCTGAACACGTGAAAATTAACCGCGCGCTGCAAGACTCCACTGATAATGCACTGGCGGGACTACAAAACTGA
- a CDS encoding DUF2058 domain-containing protein produces the protein MASLQDQLLKAGLADKNSAKNARAEKRKKQKLKNKNQQVEADAAKIAAEQAAAEKKERDRQLNAEQQQEREKRSVAAQIKQLITVNKQSRDGDTLLNFTHDNVVKRMYVSATVHKQVTKGRLAVVALDGAYELVPSPVADKIAQRDESVVVYRADLDTSNNEGQQEDEEDWYADYEIPDDLTW, from the coding sequence GTGGCTTCATTACAGGATCAACTGTTAAAGGCAGGTCTGGCCGATAAAAATTCGGCAAAGAATGCCCGGGCGGAAAAGCGCAAAAAGCAAAAGCTGAAGAATAAGAATCAGCAGGTGGAAGCTGATGCTGCTAAAATCGCTGCTGAGCAGGCCGCTGCTGAGAAAAAAGAGCGGGACCGTCAGTTAAATGCTGAACAGCAACAGGAGCGTGAAAAGCGCTCTGTTGCTGCGCAAATTAAGCAACTTATTACGGTGAATAAACAAAGTCGGGACGGTGATACTTTACTGAACTTTACCCACGATAATGTGGTTAAGCGCATGTATGTTTCAGCCACTGTACATAAGCAGGTGACGAAAGGCCGTCTGGCAGTGGTTGCTCTCGACGGAGCGTATGAACTGGTGCCGTCACCGGTTGCTGATAAAATTGCTCAGCGTGATGAATCTGTAGTGGTTTACCGTGCCGACCTGGATACCAGCAACAACGAAGGTCAACAGGAAGACGAAGAGGACTGGTACGCCGATTACGAGATCCCGGACGACCTGACCTGGTAA
- the topA gene encoding type I DNA topoisomerase, whose product MAKSLVIVESPAKAKTINKYLGKNFIVKSSVGHVRDLPTKAVGNVEPKKPAKELKTLSDEAREEYLRKYEYRKLVDRMGVDPEADWKAHYQVLQGKEKVVNELKKLAKDADTVYLATDLDREGEAIAWHLRELLGEKNKTYQRVVFNEITKNAIQEAFSHPGEVNTDRVNAQQARRFLDRVVGFMVSPLLWKKIARGLSAGRVQSVAVRLVVEREREIKAFVPEEFWDVHADVTSGAKQQLRMLVNRYRDKAFKPVNKKETDAALAELEKAQYVVESRESKPTQSKPSAPFITSTLQQAASTRLGFGVKKTMMLAQRLYEAGHITYMRTDSTNLSQEALDNCRAYIDDNFGGKYLPDSPIRYGSKEGAQEAHEAIRPSNVNVQAASLKEMERDAQRLYELIWRQFVACQMTNAKYDATTIRVTAGDYELVAKGRVLKFDGWTKVQPQIRKKGDEELLLPDVKQGEALDLQALDPKQHFTKPVARFNEASLVKELEKRGIGRPSTYASIISTIQDRGYVRLENKRFYAEKMGEIVNDRLMENFDDLMSYDFTANMEQHLDDIAEGKKNWKQVLDSFYNDFYAKLLKAEKDAEEGGMRTNQAVPAGIECDKCGREMNVRTASTGVFLGCSGYNLPPKERCTNTMNLTPGDEVVKVDNEEELETEALRAKRRCDVCGTAMDSYLVDEKRKLHVCGNTPTCPGTYVEAGTFKIKGYDGPVIECDKCGSDMELKNGRFGKYFGCTSEECKNTRKLLRNGEAAPPKEDPVDLPELPCEKSDAHFVLRDGASGIFLAAHNFPKSRETRAPKVEELARFRDRISPKFYYLADAPQKDPEGNPAIVRYSRKTKQQYVMSENDSGKSTGWSSWYQDGKWVTQDKKKK is encoded by the coding sequence ATGGCAAAATCACTGGTTATTGTCGAGTCACCAGCAAAAGCAAAAACGATAAATAAATATCTCGGTAAAAATTTTATCGTAAAATCTTCTGTTGGCCACGTGCGCGACCTGCCTACGAAGGCGGTCGGCAATGTTGAGCCCAAAAAACCGGCAAAAGAACTGAAAACGTTAAGCGATGAGGCGCGGGAAGAATATCTGCGCAAATATGAATACCGTAAACTGGTAGATCGCATGGGCGTCGACCCCGAAGCAGACTGGAAAGCACATTATCAGGTGCTGCAGGGCAAAGAAAAAGTTGTCAATGAGCTGAAGAAGCTCGCAAAAGACGCTGACACCGTCTATCTCGCAACGGATTTGGACCGCGAAGGGGAAGCCATTGCATGGCATCTGCGGGAATTGCTTGGCGAGAAGAACAAAACCTATCAGCGCGTGGTGTTTAACGAAATCACCAAAAACGCCATTCAGGAAGCTTTCTCTCATCCCGGAGAGGTTAACACTGACCGCGTGAATGCCCAGCAGGCAAGACGTTTCCTTGACCGCGTTGTGGGTTTCATGGTGTCACCGCTGTTGTGGAAGAAAATTGCCCGGGGTTTGTCTGCCGGTCGTGTGCAGTCAGTCGCCGTGCGTCTGGTTGTCGAGCGTGAGCGGGAAATTAAGGCATTTGTACCGGAAGAATTCTGGGACGTACATGCAGATGTAACATCGGGCGCGAAACAGCAACTGCGTATGCTGGTTAACCGTTACCGCGATAAAGCGTTTAAACCGGTTAATAAGAAAGAAACCGATGCAGCGCTGGCCGAACTGGAAAAAGCGCAATACGTGGTTGAAAGCCGTGAGTCTAAACCCACGCAAAGTAAACCGTCAGCACCGTTTATTACATCTACTCTGCAGCAGGCGGCCAGTACCCGTCTTGGTTTTGGTGTTAAGAAAACCATGATGCTGGCTCAGCGATTGTATGAAGCCGGTCACATTACCTATATGCGTACAGACTCAACGAATCTGAGTCAGGAAGCGCTGGATAATTGCCGTGCTTACATCGACGATAATTTTGGTGGCAAGTATCTGCCTGATTCACCTATCCGTTACGGTAGCAAAGAAGGCGCTCAGGAAGCCCACGAAGCGATTCGTCCTTCGAATGTAAATGTGCAGGCTGCATCGCTGAAAGAGATGGAGAGAGACGCACAGCGCCTGTATGAGCTGATCTGGCGTCAGTTTGTTGCATGTCAGATGACAAACGCGAAATATGATGCCACTACGATCCGTGTAACTGCCGGTGATTACGAACTGGTGGCGAAGGGCCGGGTACTGAAATTTGACGGTTGGACTAAGGTACAGCCACAAATCCGTAAGAAGGGTGATGAAGAACTCTTACTGCCGGACGTGAAGCAGGGCGAAGCCCTTGATTTGCAGGCCCTGGATCCTAAGCAGCACTTTACTAAACCGGTGGCCCGTTTTAACGAAGCTTCACTGGTAAAAGAACTTGAGAAACGTGGCATTGGCCGGCCTTCTACTTATGCCAGTATTATATCCACGATTCAGGATCGTGGTTATGTCCGGCTGGAAAATAAACGTTTCTATGCTGAGAAAATGGGTGAAATTGTTAACGATCGTCTGATGGAAAATTTCGATGACCTGATGAGTTACGATTTCACTGCCAATATGGAACAGCATCTCGATGACATTGCAGAAGGTAAGAAAAACTGGAAGCAGGTTCTCGACAGTTTCTACAACGATTTCTACGCCAAGCTACTGAAAGCAGAAAAGGACGCTGAAGAAGGTGGAATGCGCACCAATCAGGCGGTCCCGGCTGGTATTGAATGCGACAAGTGTGGCCGTGAAATGAACGTCCGTACCGCATCTACCGGTGTATTCTTAGGATGCTCAGGCTACAACCTGCCTCCGAAAGAGCGTTGCACCAACACCATGAACCTGACACCGGGTGACGAAGTGGTGAAAGTCGATAACGAAGAAGAGCTGGAAACCGAGGCCTTGCGGGCTAAGCGTCGTTGTGACGTATGTGGTACGGCGATGGACAGCTATCTGGTAGATGAAAAGCGTAAACTGCATGTGTGTGGTAACACGCCGACCTGTCCGGGGACTTACGTGGAAGCCGGTACATTTAAGATTAAAGGCTACGACGGCCCGGTTATCGAATGTGATAAGTGCGGCAGTGATATGGAGCTGAAGAACGGCCGGTTTGGTAAATACTTCGGTTGCACCAGCGAAGAATGTAAGAATACCCGTAAGCTGCTGCGTAACGGCGAAGCTGCGCCACCAAAAGAAGATCCGGTGGATTTACCTGAATTGCCCTGTGAGAAGTCTGATGCGCACTTTGTATTGCGTGACGGTGCCTCCGGTATATTCCTCGCAGCACATAATTTCCCTAAATCAAGGGAAACCCGTGCACCAAAGGTTGAGGAACTGGCCCGTTTCAGAGATCGTATTTCGCCTAAGTTTTACTATCTGGCGGATGCGCCGCAAAAGGATCCGGAAGGTAATCCGGCCATTGTGCGTTACAGCAGAAAAACTAAGCAGCAATACGTTATGTCTGAAAATGACAGCGGTAAATCAACAGGGTGGTCGTCCTGGTATCAGGATGGCAAATGGGTAACCCAGGACAAGAAAAAGAAGTAG
- the astB gene encoding N-succinylarginine dihydrolase, whose translation MQQFEVNFDGLVGPTHNYAGLSTGNVASQNNANAVSNPKEAAKQGLAKMKALADMGMKQGVLAPQERPDIAMLRRLGFSGSDAQVLDKAAKQAPQVFLACCSASSMWTANAATVSPGADTLDGRIHFTPANLTNKFHRSLEPAVTGAILQATFDDDKYFAHHTHLPDNEHFGDEGAANHTRLCTEYGKAGVELFVYGRYAFNHSKPAPVRYPARQTFEASQAISRLHGLKEEKVVYIQQNPDVIDQGVFHNDVISVGNQNVLFYHEQAFLNTGSVLKEIRRKFGDSPLHFIEVPTSAVSVMDAVSTYLFNTQIITLPQGHMAIIAPAECQENPAVSDYLNTLTAMDTPVKEVKYFDVKQSMRNGGGPACLRLRVAMNEKELKAANPHTLMNDILFARLNQWVEKHYRDRLSEQDLRDPQLLTESRTALDELTQIMKLGSVYPFQQV comes from the coding sequence ATGCAGCAATTTGAAGTAAATTTTGACGGACTCGTTGGCCCTACCCATAACTATGCAGGGTTATCAACCGGAAACGTTGCATCTCAAAATAATGCCAATGCTGTCAGCAATCCTAAAGAAGCAGCAAAACAAGGTCTGGCGAAGATGAAAGCGCTGGCTGACATGGGAATGAAACAAGGTGTTTTAGCGCCGCAGGAGCGTCCTGACATCGCCATGCTGAGACGTCTGGGCTTTTCCGGTTCAGATGCACAGGTGCTCGATAAAGCAGCAAAACAGGCGCCTCAGGTTTTTCTTGCCTGTTGCTCCGCCTCAAGCATGTGGACAGCCAATGCTGCAACGGTTTCACCCGGTGCTGACACGCTGGACGGCAGAATTCATTTTACCCCGGCTAACCTGACCAATAAGTTTCACCGTTCCCTTGAACCGGCAGTTACCGGTGCGATTTTGCAGGCAACCTTTGATGATGACAAATACTTCGCTCACCATACGCACCTGCCCGATAACGAGCATTTCGGTGACGAAGGTGCGGCAAACCATACCAGGCTGTGTACTGAATACGGCAAAGCCGGTGTAGAACTGTTCGTTTACGGCCGGTATGCGTTTAACCACAGTAAACCTGCACCGGTACGTTACCCTGCCAGACAAACGTTTGAAGCCTCACAGGCTATTTCCCGTCTGCACGGTCTGAAAGAAGAAAAAGTGGTCTATATCCAGCAGAATCCGGACGTGATTGATCAGGGAGTTTTCCACAACGACGTGATTTCAGTAGGTAACCAGAACGTCCTTTTCTATCATGAGCAGGCCTTTTTGAATACCGGCTCTGTACTGAAAGAAATTCGCCGCAAATTTGGTGACAGTCCGCTGCACTTCATTGAAGTACCTACCAGTGCTGTTTCAGTTATGGATGCGGTCAGTACCTATCTGTTTAATACTCAAATCATTACCCTGCCGCAGGGTCACATGGCAATTATTGCACCGGCGGAATGTCAGGAAAACCCGGCAGTTTCTGATTATTTAAACACTCTCACAGCCATGGACACTCCGGTAAAAGAAGTAAAATACTTCGATGTTAAGCAGAGCATGCGAAACGGCGGTGGCCCGGCCTGTTTACGGTTACGCGTAGCCATGAATGAGAAAGAATTAAAGGCCGCAAACCCGCATACGCTGATGAATGACATCCTGTTTGCCCGTCTGAATCAGTGGGTGGAAAAACACTACCGTGACCGCCTGTCTGAGCAGGATTTACGGGACCCGCAGTTACTCACAGAAAGCCGTACCGCACTGGATGAACTGACACAAATCATGAAACTCGGTTCGGTCTACCCCTTCCAGCAGGTTTAA
- a CDS encoding Ig-like domain-containing protein, translating into MKTLSQSLTLFSMLFLLFACGGGGSLERESDSSSGSGDSGDTDSTYTVSLALVNQNDETDRNLATDNPLTLNATVTDNDGAPLADTLITFTLSNEELAVFGNDTGTARTDDAGVATIDLTVGTAAGDGQITATLPDGTEGTTTFTSSGSSSDENAVYTISLTLVNQAGEADRNLASDNALTLNVSVTDQFDNPLTDTLIDFTLSDENIATFSNDTATARTDDTGAATIGLAVGSASGDGEVTATLPDGTTASTTFSSEGASVITEVPAVLELYTTSVQLASSGSDDIELIALVKNAQSVLMEGVDVSFSAPSSAGVEIQQVDSQTLENGTATARLTSQNNAANRTVTVTAAAGDLTQTIDIEISGTEVTINGARSITINDSTTLTLRVQDSDGTNIPNQAIELAATSGELSASSVTTGANGQATVQFTGTVSGSSTVTASALNAIGSFTVTVQEDDFSFTTVPAEEVAVAPDDSYEEANYTTLTVSWNKDNAPFAGGTVTFTASRGDIRPGDESGTTDANGELSFDIASTNAGLSSVTATGVDGDGNEVSATVDIEFIATDPHSINVDATPDIVGPDGQTSTITAVVRDPAGNLVKNRVVSFNVNDTSTGSISPSQATTDSNGIASTVFTSSAVSSEDAVVITATVVDESPMVTGDVTMTVGNRAFDVSIGTGNVIESPDNTSYLKEFAVFVSDSVGRPIEGVEVTASSTPVKYSEGGQYYKGYWVWVEPNWVIGYINSSGDIVQDYTVECRTEDVNENGILDTVDVTDFVQNDDNRDFSEGEDINEDGFLTPGIVGTLSFADGIDETDENGQVTLQLRYPREYAGFYESVISVFAQSTGSEASASMVYKFGIAVDDVTNESVQPSDSPFGRGTNCSDLN; encoded by the coding sequence ATGAAAACACTTTCCCAGTCTCTGACGCTGTTCAGTATGCTGTTCTTATTATTTGCCTGCGGAGGCGGCGGCTCGTTAGAGCGTGAATCCGACAGCAGTAGCGGCTCAGGAGACTCTGGCGACACTGACTCAACTTACACGGTTTCTCTTGCTCTCGTAAACCAGAATGATGAGACTGACCGTAATCTTGCGACAGATAACCCGTTAACACTGAACGCGACAGTGACTGACAATGACGGGGCGCCGCTGGCAGACACCTTAATTACCTTCACATTATCTAATGAAGAACTGGCTGTTTTCGGTAATGATACCGGTACAGCGCGTACAGATGATGCCGGTGTCGCTACTATTGATCTTACCGTTGGCACAGCAGCCGGTGATGGTCAGATCACAGCCACTTTACCTGATGGTACTGAAGGCACAACGACATTTACCTCGTCCGGAAGCAGTTCGGATGAAAACGCGGTCTACACAATTTCGCTGACTCTGGTAAACCAGGCAGGTGAGGCTGACCGTAATCTTGCATCAGACAATGCACTGACCCTCAATGTCAGTGTGACCGATCAGTTCGATAATCCTCTTACCGATACTCTGATTGACTTCACGTTATCTGATGAAAATATTGCCACTTTCTCAAACGACACGGCTACCGCCCGCACTGATGATACCGGTGCGGCGACTATTGGTCTTGCCGTTGGCAGTGCCTCAGGTGACGGTGAAGTCACCGCTACATTACCTGACGGGACTACTGCTTCTACCACTTTTTCCTCTGAAGGCGCTTCTGTGATCACGGAAGTTCCGGCTGTTCTTGAGTTGTACACCACTTCAGTACAACTGGCTTCCAGCGGTTCAGATGACATTGAATTAATTGCACTGGTTAAAAATGCGCAGAGCGTATTAATGGAAGGGGTTGATGTGTCATTCTCTGCACCCTCTTCAGCCGGTGTAGAAATTCAGCAGGTTGACAGCCAGACACTGGAAAACGGTACGGCAACAGCCAGACTGACCAGCCAGAATAATGCTGCCAACCGCACTGTCACCGTGACTGCCGCCGCCGGCGACCTGACTCAAACCATTGACATTGAGATTTCAGGCACTGAGGTCACTATTAACGGTGCCCGCTCAATTACTATTAATGATTCCACCACTCTGACGTTGCGGGTTCAGGACTCGGATGGCACAAATATTCCTAATCAGGCTATCGAACTGGCTGCAACATCCGGCGAATTATCAGCGTCATCTGTCACAACTGGCGCGAATGGTCAGGCTACCGTCCAATTTACCGGTACTGTATCAGGTTCGTCCACGGTCACAGCGTCTGCGTTAAATGCCATTGGCAGTTTCACAGTCACCGTACAGGAAGATGACTTCTCCTTTACCACTGTGCCTGCGGAAGAAGTGGCTGTTGCACCGGATGACAGCTATGAAGAAGCGAATTACACCACACTGACAGTGAGCTGGAACAAAGACAATGCCCCTTTTGCCGGCGGAACAGTAACTTTTACTGCATCCCGTGGTGATATTCGCCCGGGCGATGAAAGCGGTACTACCGACGCTAACGGTGAGTTGTCTTTTGATATCGCGTCAACCAATGCCGGCTTATCTTCTGTAACTGCAACCGGCGTAGACGGTGACGGTAATGAGGTGAGCGCGACAGTTGATATTGAGTTTATTGCCACCGATCCGCACAGCATCAACGTAGATGCTACACCGGATATTGTCGGTCCGGATGGTCAAACCAGTACTATTACTGCGGTTGTCAGAGATCCCGCCGGAAACCTGGTAAAAAACAGAGTTGTAAGTTTTAATGTTAATGACACCAGTACAGGTTCAATTTCACCTTCTCAGGCGACTACTGACAGTAACGGTATTGCATCAACGGTATTTACTTCCTCTGCAGTATCCAGTGAAGATGCTGTCGTAATCACTGCTACTGTAGTTGATGAAAGCCCGATGGTCACTGGTGATGTGACTATGACGGTGGGAAATCGTGCATTTGACGTTTCAATCGGAACCGGTAACGTTATCGAATCACCAGATAATACGTCATACCTTAAAGAATTCGCAGTCTTCGTGTCAGACTCGGTTGGTCGTCCGATTGAGGGCGTAGAAGTAACAGCCTCTTCAACTCCGGTAAAATACAGTGAAGGCGGTCAATATTACAAAGGCTACTGGGTCTGGGTTGAACCTAACTGGGTAATAGGCTACATAAATTCAAGCGGAGATATAGTTCAGGACTATACGGTTGAGTGCAGGACTGAGGACGTTAACGAGAATGGTATTCTGGATACAGTTGATGTAACCGATTTTGTTCAAAATGATGATAATCGTGACTTTTCTGAAGGTGAAGACATCAACGAAGATGGATTTCTTACTCCGGGTATCGTTGGAACACTTTCATTTGCGGACGGGATAGATGAAACCGATGAAAACGGACAAGTGACGCTGCAATTGAGATATCCAAGAGAATATGCAGGTTTCTATGAATCTGTAATCTCTGTGTTTGCACAATCCACGGGTAGCGAAGCAAGTGCCAGCATGGTGTATAAGTTTGGTATAGCTGTTGATGATGTGACTAATGAATCAGTACAACCATCAGACAGTCCATTTGGCAGAGGGACAAACTGCTCTGATTTAAATTAA
- a CDS encoding dicarboxylate/amino acid:cation symporter, giving the protein MSQSANKLSLTARIFIGMGAGIITGWLLQLLFDNSGDFRFSIFGFEFSTYTFLVEGIFSTIGAIFIASLKMLVVPLVFISLVCGTCSLSDPGKLGRLGLKSVSLYILTTAIAITLAISLGLVVSPGSNVLMPTDASYVAKEAPSFSQVIINMFPTNPIKSMAEGNMLQIIIFAVLFGVAMAMTGDAGKRLGAVFEDLNTIIMKLVTIIMNLAPYGVFVLMAKLFSTIGGDMLGSLAKYFFLVLVVLILHGTIVYSVLLKTMTGLSPFTMIKKMRDAALFAFTTSSSSATLPVTIETARNKLGVGKSVSSFTLPLGSTINMDGTAIMQGVATVFIAQVYGVDLTLGDYIMVVFTATLASVGTAGVPGVGLIMLAMVLQQVNLPVEGIGLIIGVDRLLDMTRTAVNITGDCMVSCVVAKSEGELDEAVYNDPDAGIKEETVDFEHFDKNA; this is encoded by the coding sequence ATGTCTCAATCTGCTAATAAGCTTAGCCTCACTGCCAGAATCTTTATCGGCATGGGCGCCGGAATCATTACCGGTTGGTTACTTCAGCTTCTTTTCGATAATAGCGGAGATTTTCGCTTTTCGATATTCGGCTTTGAATTTTCCACGTATACCTTTTTGGTAGAAGGTATATTCTCCACAATCGGTGCTATCTTCATCGCCAGCCTGAAAATGTTGGTTGTCCCGCTAGTGTTTATCTCACTTGTCTGCGGTACGTGCAGTTTATCTGACCCCGGAAAACTGGGTCGTCTGGGCCTCAAATCCGTATCGTTATATATACTCACAACAGCTATCGCAATTACACTGGCCATCAGTCTGGGATTAGTTGTCAGCCCCGGCAGTAACGTATTAATGCCTACAGATGCAAGCTATGTGGCTAAGGAAGCCCCCTCCTTCTCTCAGGTTATTATTAACATGTTCCCTACCAACCCCATCAAATCCATGGCGGAAGGAAACATGCTGCAAATTATTATCTTCGCCGTGTTGTTCGGTGTAGCCATGGCGATGACCGGCGATGCTGGCAAACGCCTGGGCGCGGTATTTGAAGATTTAAATACGATTATCATGAAACTGGTTACCATTATCATGAATCTGGCGCCATACGGTGTGTTCGTATTAATGGCCAAACTGTTCAGCACCATCGGTGGTGATATGCTTGGAAGTCTCGCGAAATACTTTTTCCTCGTATTAGTCGTGCTTATTCTGCATGGTACGATTGTGTATTCAGTGCTTCTTAAAACCATGACCGGTCTGAGCCCGTTTACCATGATTAAGAAAATGCGCGACGCCGCCCTGTTTGCCTTCACCACATCCAGCAGCAGCGCCACCTTACCCGTGACCATAGAAACTGCACGTAACAAACTGGGCGTGGGCAAATCGGTTTCTTCTTTCACGCTTCCACTGGGTTCAACCATCAACATGGATGGTACTGCCATTATGCAGGGTGTAGCCACCGTGTTTATCGCACAGGTTTATGGTGTGGATCTGACACTTGGTGATTACATTATGGTGGTCTTCACCGCCACGCTGGCTTCAGTAGGTACAGCAGGTGTGCCGGGCGTAGGCCTTATAATGCTTGCTATGGTACTGCAACAGGTGAATCTGCCTGTGGAAGGTATCGGTTTGATTATCGGTGTCGACCGTTTACTGGATATGACCCGTACTGCCGTTAACATCACCGGAGACTGTATGGTTTCCTGTGTGGTGGCAAAGAGTGAAGGTGAACTGGATGAAGCGGTTTACAATGACCCGGATGCCGGGATAAAAGAAGAAACGGTGGACTTCGAACACTTCGATAAAAATGCTTAA
- the lolE gene encoding lipoprotein-releasing ABC transporter permease subunit LolE — protein MNLAWQLASRFRRGKQKNGYISFISFSSTVGIGLGCFVLIVLLSVMNGFERELLNRILAVIPHGELYAVNSEGIENWKEEIARLEQDPRVESIEPYTKITGMLQHKGSLKAVEITGLDISRASHDRWRDQVTKAGWEQFTSGDDQILLGQGLMQKLSLSAGDRIGVLIPTATDNMAFKAPHLMHLTVAGSLNVGGEMDNYLAMMHLNTASKESGVTSGAQGLRFMLKDPYDAYDTMRSIGYDFSQAVYISYWMRTQGHLYNDIQLVRVVVMISLTLVIAVACFNIVSTLVMAVREKQGAIAILKTMGAGDSLIRRTFMIQGLINGVTGIVCGTVAAVFVAPNLSAIVTFIEKQTGITVLSGDIYFIDFLPSELQWQDVVITVSTAFVLCLLATWYPASRAVKVDPARALNG, from the coding sequence TTGAATCTGGCATGGCAGCTTGCTTCGCGTTTCCGGCGCGGCAAGCAAAAAAATGGCTACATTTCTTTTATCTCCTTCTCTTCGACGGTGGGGATTGGCCTGGGTTGTTTTGTGCTCATTGTTTTGCTGTCGGTGATGAACGGTTTCGAACGGGAATTGCTGAACCGTATTCTTGCCGTTATCCCTCATGGTGAACTCTACGCCGTTAACAGTGAAGGCATTGAAAACTGGAAAGAAGAGATAGCCCGTCTTGAGCAGGATCCCAGAGTGGAGAGCATTGAGCCTTATACAAAAATTACCGGTATGTTGCAGCATAAGGGTAGCCTGAAAGCTGTCGAAATTACCGGTCTTGATATTAGCCGCGCCAGTCATGACCGCTGGCGGGATCAGGTAACGAAAGCCGGCTGGGAACAGTTTACCTCGGGCGATGATCAAATCTTGCTGGGGCAGGGACTGATGCAGAAACTGTCGTTATCGGCTGGTGACCGCATTGGTGTTCTTATCCCGACAGCGACAGATAATATGGCTTTCAAAGCCCCCCATCTGATGCATCTTACTGTGGCAGGTAGTCTTAATGTGGGCGGTGAAATGGATAACTACCTGGCGATGATGCACCTGAACACCGCATCAAAGGAATCCGGCGTAACCAGCGGTGCCCAGGGCCTGCGTTTTATGTTGAAAGATCCTTACGACGCCTATGACACCATGCGCAGTATTGGTTATGATTTCAGCCAGGCAGTTTATATTTCCTACTGGATGCGTACCCAGGGACACCTTTACAACGATATTCAACTGGTGCGTGTTGTTGTGATGATTTCACTGACCCTGGTGATTGCCGTAGCCTGTTTTAACATTGTGTCCACTCTGGTGATGGCCGTCAGGGAAAAGCAGGGAGCGATAGCAATCCTGAAAACCATGGGGGCAGGAGATAGTCTTATCCGCCGCACATTCATGATTCAGGGCCTTATCAACGGTGTAACCGGCATTGTTTGCGGCACCGTGGCAGCGGTATTCGTGGCGCCTAATCTTTCTGCCATTGTCACTTTTATTGAAAAGCAGACAGGCATAACGGTGTTGTCCGGAGATATTTACTTTATCGATTTTCTGCCGTCAGAATTGCAGTGGCAGGACGTGGTTATTACTGTATCGACTGCCTTTGTATTGTGTTTGCTGGCAACATGGTATCCGGCTTCAAGGGCAGTAAAGGTTGATCCGGCAAGAGCACTCAACGGATAG